Within Quercus lobata isolate SW786 chromosome 5, ValleyOak3.0 Primary Assembly, whole genome shotgun sequence, the genomic segment actatgatttttctgcataattatttttctgcatagtgtcATTTTTCTACATAATgtgatttttctgcatagtgtcatttttctgcagtgttatttttctgcataatgtgatttttctgcatactgttatttttctgcatagtgtcATTTTTCTGCATACTGTTATTTTTCCGCATGCTGTCATTTTTCTGAATTCTGCAGACATGATTTTCTGCATAGTTCTGCATTACTTTTCTGCTATTAGCAGGGGGTTAAATACCCCTGTTtgagataaagaaagaaaaattattgttctACATGGTTCTACATTATTGTTCTACtgtgttttaaattattgaataacTATAAATTATGAGTGGACTTTTACCAAATGAATTATTAGGTATAGAATGTCAATGTATGGTAGAAAAGGTGTTTGCTTTAGGCTACATATACTGATTTACTAAGCAAATAAGCTTTGTTGAATAGCTACAGTTGTGTTAAAAATGACCAATGATCAGGATAGTATCTAGTGTAAGTTTACAACTAAACTTGAGTTGACAAACTTACCtaagagtttgtcaacttatATAGGGCTTTTTgttgtctcaattttttggaAACTTAGTAATATTaaacttagaaaatttcaaattccaatGAAGGTTCACATTAAATAAAAGTAGTAATgcttagaaatttagaattacAAATTCCTACGACTGGCCTTGTAGTTGCCATAGATGCTCAACGAGATCTGCTTGAAGTTGAGAATGAATTCCTCTATCTCTAATGGAATTATGACGTTCAATGAACTGCATAAGGTTACAAGTGGGATTATGTGACACCGGTTCGGGTCCATTATCGTTGATTTGATCATAATCAAAGTCATTTGCTCCAAGGTAAGTATGTCGCTCATCTTCAACGATCATATTATGCAATATTATACATGCCATCATAATGTCCTTAAGCGTTTCAAGATGGAAAAAACGTGCAGGCCCACGCACAATTGCAAATCGCGCTTGAAGTACTCCAAATGCACGTTCGACATCCTTCCTAACCACCTCTTGTGCGGAAGCGAAATGTTGTCTTTTACGGTCTTGTGGTGCTGGAATTGTTTTGACAAATGTTGCCCATGATGGATATATACCATCTGCAAGATAGTACCCCATCGAATAGTTATTACCATTTATCGAGTAATTAACCGGAGGAGCACGCCCTTCAGCAAGCTCAGAAAATACAGAAGACCGCTCTAGGACATTGATGTCATTGTGAGACCCCGGTAACCCAAAAAATGCATGCCATATCCAAAGGTCATACGACGCCACGATTTCCAAAATTATTGTTGGATCACGTGTATGACCAATATATTGACCTTTCCACTTACTTGGACAATTCTTCCATTTCCAATGCATGCAGTCGATGCTCCCTAGCATTCCTAGAAATCCACGATGTTGGCCAACTGCTAACAACCTTGCAATGTCATTGTTGTTTGGTGACCTCAAGTACTCTTCAGAAAAGATTG encodes:
- the LOC115990944 gene encoding uncharacterized protein LOC115990944, with the translated sequence MDFHYDIDFIFPNDEPPFDSSSDDDETELTLAIAIEELKNEGASTSRRRSVQPRRFIWRNPLQGHDRLFHDYFAETSVYPPNVFRRRFRMSRSLFLCIHSRVEATEPYFVQKRNAANTLGLSFLQKMTAAIRMLAYGVSVDFMDEYIRIGETIAIKSLKKFVKAVVSIFSEEYLRSPNNNDIARLLAVGQHRGFLAEGRAPPVNYSINGNNYSMGYYLADGIYPSWATFVKTIPAPQDRKRQHFASAQEVVRKDVERAFGVLQARFAIVRGPARFFHLETLKDIMMACIILHNMIVEDERHTYLGANDFDYDQINDNGPEPVSHNPTCNLMQFIERHNSIRDRGIHSQLQADLVEHLWQLQGQS